One Cryptomeria japonica chromosome 9, Sugi_1.0, whole genome shotgun sequence genomic window carries:
- the LOC131058090 gene encoding probable UDP-arabinopyranose mutase 2 codes for MASRIHSPTPLLKDELDIVIPTIRRLDFLEVWRPFFQPYHLIIIQDGDPSKIINVPEGFDYELYNRNDINRILGPKASCISYMDGACRCFGFMISKKKYIYTIDDDCFVAKDPSGKDINAVEQHIKNLLCPSTPFFFNTLYDPFAPGTDFVRGYPFSLRHGVPTAVSHGLWLNIPDYDAPTQLVKPMERNTRYVDAVLTIPKGSLFPMCGMNLAFDRELIGPALYFGLMGDGQPIGRYDDMWAGWCVKVICDHLGLGVKTGLPYIWHSKASNPFVNLKKEYKGIFWQEEIIPFFQSVTFPRHLTSVQECYIELSKQVKEKLAEIDPYFLNLADAMVTWIEAWDEFNPA; via the exons ATGGCAAGCAGAATCCATTCTCCCACCCCCCTGCTCAAGGATGAGCTGGATATAGTGATACCCACTATCAGGAGATTGGATTTTCTGGAGGTGTGGAGGCCCTTTTTTCAGCCATATCATCTCATCATAATTCAGGATGGAGATCCCTCCAAGATCATCAATGTGCCCGAGGGTTTCGACTATGAACTCTACAACCGTAATGACATTAACAGGATCCTCGGCCCCAAGGCCTCTTGTATCTCCTATATGGACGGCGCCTGCCGTTGCTTCGGTTTTATGATCTCTAAGAAGAAGTACATTTATACAATTGACGATGACTGCTTT GTTGCCAAGGATCCCTCTGGAAAGGACATAAATGCAGTGGAGCAGCACATAAAGAACTTGTTGTGCCCGTCGACACCGTTTTTCTTCAATACCCTGTATGATCCATTCGCCCCTGGAACAGATTTTGTTCGTGGGTACCCTTTCAGCCTGCGTCATGGGGTACCCACAGCTGTTTCTCATGGCCTCTGGCTCAATATCCCTGACTACGATGCCCCCACTCAGCTTGTCAAGCCCATGGAACGCAACACCAG ATATGTGGATGCAGTTCTGACCATTCCAAAGGGTTCATTATTCCCTATGTGTGGGATGAATTTGGCCTTTGACCGTGAGTTGATTGGCCCTGCATTGTATTTTGGTCTAATGGGTGATGGCCAGCCCATTGGTCGCTATGATGACATGTGGGCAGGATGGTGTGTAAAG GTTATATGTGATCATTTGGGTTTGGGAGTAAAGACAGGATTGCCATACATTTGGCACAGCAAAGCTAGCAACCCATTTGTGAATTTGAAGAAAGAGTACAAGGGGATATTTTGGCAGGAGGAGATCATTCCATTTTTCCAATCTGTTACCTTTCCCAGACACTTGACATCTGTGCAGGAATGCTACATTGAGCTCTCAAAGCAGGTCAAAGAGAAGCTTGCAGAAATAGATCCATATTTCCTGAACCTAGCAGATGCAATGGTCACATGGATTGAGGCTTGGGATGAATTTAACCCTGCTTAA